The DNA region AGTTTTCATATTTAAAGGATTGTCATTTAAAAAATTTTTTTAAAATTAATTTCAGGTGGTGTTTTTTTCAAAAAATCAATAAAAATTAGTAACATTTATATAGGGGGTATTGTCAATATTGAAATCCGTTATATATAAACGATAGTATTTTATTTCAAAATTTTAAAATTTTTCATTTTGTTTATATTTTTCAATATATATTTTAAATAAACATACCTTTATATACTATTTAAATAATATATTTTAATAGTAAAAATTTAATACATTTTTTTGTTTTCTTAAATTTTACTGTCTACTTTTAAAAAGAAATTGGAGGTTTTGAGTTGACCGATGTTGAAATTAAAATTGAAAACATTGTTGCTTCTGCAAGCATTGGTAAAGACATCGATTTAAAAGAAATTGAAGGCTCTAATGCATTAGAGGGCGTTTCTTACAATCGTGAACAATTTCCAGGTCTAGTCTTTAAACTTCCGGAACCAAAAACCGCAGCATTAATTTTTGGATCCGGTAAACTTGTTTGTACTGGAGCAAAATCTATAGATGATTCTAAAATAGCAATCAAGAAAACTGTAGATTTAATGAGGACTGTCGATACAGACATCCCCGAAGAATTCGAAATTAAAATTCAAAACATTGTGGCTTCTGCTAACTTGGAATCCACATTAAACTTAGAGGCTGTAGCTTTAGAACTCGAAGATACTGAATATGAACCTGAACAATTCCCT from Methanobrevibacter sp. includes:
- a CDS encoding TATA-box-binding protein translates to MTDVEIKIENIVASASIGKDIDLKEIEGSNALEGVSYNREQFPGLVFKLPEPKTAALIFGSGKLVCTGAKSIDDSKIAIKKTVDLMRTVDTDIPEEFEIKIQNIVASANLESTLNLEAVALELEDTEYEPEQFPGLVYRLSDPKVVLLLFGSGKVVCTGAKTRSDAKLGVERAYDRLSELDLI